GTTCCCGGATTGGCCCGCCGCTCCCCGTTTCCGTCGAAGCGTACGTCGCGCGGAAGTTAGAGATCTTGCGGTCCGGCGTCACGGACTCGCTGGACGACTGCCTCGCCAAAGGGAGCTTCGTGGAGGATTGCCTGCGATCGATGGGCCGAGGCCCGCCGCCGGCTCGCTCGGCCGCCGCCGCTGCCTCGCGTGGCGGGCCGTCGCGCTTCCTGGATGATGAGCCAGGCGGTGGGGAGCACGACCAGCGCCATGCCCGCCAACGACTCGGCCGAAAAGCTGCGTGCCCAAAACAACACGTCGAACAGCATGGCGAAGCCGACCTGGCTGAGCGCCACGACCGACACCTTGGCCGCATTGCCGGCCGTGAAGGCCTTGGTCAACAGCAGTTGGCCGATCGTGGCCGAAACGCCCACGCCCAGGAGCATGGCGATCACCTTGGCGTCGGCATAATCACGGATCGTATGACGCAGCGGAAAAAGGAAAAACGTGGCGATGCAAAACAGCGTTGCCACGGCCGAGAAGTGAACCACCACGGCCCGGACGTCGATATCGGTCAACCGGTGCAGGCCGATCATCGCCACGGCCGTCGCCATGCTGCCGAACAACACCGCCAGGGCGCCTGCGTTTGCCTCATCGCCCCCGGGCTGTTGCACCAGGACCACGCCGGCAATCGCGCAGACGATCGCCAGCCATACGCCTCCCGAGAGCTTCTCGCCCAAGAGCGGCCATGACAAAAGCGCCACCCACACAGGGAAGATGTTGGCGATCGTCAACACGTCGGCAATCGGCAGTCGCGGCAGCGCGTAGAACGTACACAGCATGCTGATGCTGCCCGCGATGCTACGCACCCACAAGGTCTTGGGCCGGAAGACCACGAATCTTGCGCCGGCCGCCAGCACCAGCGCCGTGGCAAAGACCGTCGCCAGTGCGGCGCGCACGAAGACCACCACCTGCCAATCGCAAACCGCATCCAGTCCGTGCGCAAACGCCCCCATGCAGGCAAAAGCAAAAGCACCGCAGAGCATCCAGACGTAGGGGAGCACGGAACCTCGGGCGGGTAGGCAGACGCTATGGCTGGAGCGCCCGCCGTGGTGAACCGACAGGCCTCACGACAGCCAAGACGCATTTCAAACAGAAATCGTTCGCGCTGCAAGGACAGTTTCCACGTGCTCGGGGCGGGCTTCCACGCTGCGCCGTCATGGCAGCATCGCAAAGATTGCCGGCAGCAAGCGGCCCTCGTTCGGAGCAACAGCGCGGCACCCCTTCTTGCGTCCGGGGGGGGATTTTGCCATGATGACGAGCCGGTCTCGTCGCGGGAGGCACGCTCACGGACAGGATGAACCATCCCTTGTCCACGACTCGGCCCGGGCCGTAAACTCCCCACTGGAACGGAAATGCGCACCCCTAGCTCAATTGGATAGAGCATCGGTCTACGGAACCGAAGGTTAGAGGTTCGAGCCCTCTGGGGTGTATTTGCCCTGAAGCCATGCCCACCCAAGGCACGGGCTTGCTTGCCGGTAGCGATCAGTGGCGTCCCGCCTCATCGTTGGCCGATTTGCTTACTTCGGCGTCATGCGATCGGCCTCTAGTCGCCGCAGATTCTCGGCGGCCTTCGCGTCCCTGGGATCGATCGACAGCGCCGCCTCGAACTCGGCGGCGGCCGCGCGCGCATCGCCCCGCTTTACCAGCAATTCGCCCAGCAGGTTGTGCGAGCTGGCCGACCTGGGATTGAGCGCGACCGCTTTGCGCAAGTACTGCTCGCTCTCGTCCAATTGCCCGAATGCCAGAAACGTTGCGCCGGCGTCTTCTTGAACTTGAGCGTTGTCAGGCAAACGCAGCGCGGCAATTCTTAAGGCGGCCGCGGCGTGCATGCGCATCTCGTTCATCCGCCGGCTCGCCTTCAGGAGCTGCACGAGATGGGAATG
Above is a genomic segment from Pirellulales bacterium containing:
- a CDS encoding DMT family transporter, which gives rise to MLPYVWMLCGAFAFACMGAFAHGLDAVCDWQVVVFVRAALATVFATALVLAAGARFVVFRPKTLWVRSIAGSISMLCTFYALPRLPIADVLTIANIFPVWVALLSWPLLGEKLSGGVWLAIVCAIAGVVLVQQPGGDEANAGALAVLFGSMATAVAMIGLHRLTDIDVRAVVVHFSAVATLFCIATFFLFPLRHTIRDYADAKVIAMLLGVGVSATIGQLLLTKAFTAGNAAKVSVVALSQVGFAMLFDVLFWARSFSAESLAGMALVVLPTAWLIIQEARRPATRGSGGGRASRRRASAHRSQAILHEAPFGEAVVQRVRDAGPQDL